A genomic window from Pecten maximus chromosome 6, xPecMax1.1, whole genome shotgun sequence includes:
- the LOC117330047 gene encoding uncharacterized protein LOC117330047: protein MALHKTCGPNTVIGYLGIILDSHKMEARLPIDKLQRDTEILRSFQNRQSCTKRELLQLLGHLIFASKVIIPGRSFVSHIIKLSTTVKALHHHVKLNSECREDIRMWLTFLQYWNGVGIFYDLQITTTEDIKLYTDASGTRGFGGYLQGQWFSQAWPPNIQDYVHSTDEISIAFKELYPIVVAAMIWGHGWKGLRIMFMCDNIATVAILHKGRSKSAHIMPLMRRLTMCAARNNFVVMATHVPGKLNLIADSLSRLQMARFRTLAPEADYIPCQVPHPKDILWNSEEL, encoded by the coding sequence ATGGCTCTACATAAGACTTGCGGACCAAACACAGTGATAGGATACCTAGGTATCATTCTGGACTCTCATAAAATGGAAGCTAGACTGCCGATAGACAAACTTCAGCGAGATACAGAGATACTCCGATCATTTCAAAACCGTCAGTCGTGTACAAAGAGAGAACTTCTTCAACTATTAGGTCATTTAATTTTTGCCAGTAAAGTTATTATCCCAGGACGCAGTTTCGTATCACACATCATTAAGTTATCGACTACTGTGAAAGCCCTACACCACCATGTCAAACTGAATAGCGAATGTAGGGAGGACATTAGAATGTGGTTAACTTTTCTGCAATACTGGAACGGAGTAGGCATTTTTTATGATCTACAGATAACTACAACAGAGGACATCAAGTTGTACACAGATGCGTCTGGAACTAGAGGATTCGGGGGCTACCTACAGGGACAGTGGTTCTCTCAGGCATGGCCACCGAATATACAGGATTATGTTCATAGCACGGACGAGATATCCATAGCTTTCAAGGAGTTGTACCCCATAGTCGTGGCAGCCATGATATGGGGACACGGATGGAAAGGCTTGCGAATCATGTTTATGTGTGATAATATCGCGACTGTTGCCATTTTACATAAAGGCCGCTCGAAATCGGCGCATATCATGCCACTCATGAGGCGTCTTACTATGTGCGCAGCTAGAAATAACTTTGTGGTTATGGCTACACATGTACCTGGCAAACTTAATTTGATAGCTGACTCTCTGTCTCGTTTACAGATGGCACGGTTCCGCACACTAGCCCCAGAAGCAGACTACATTCCATGCCAAGTGCCACATCCGAAGGACATCTTGTGGAACTCCGAAGAACTGTAG